The genomic stretch GTTGACCATCACCGTCGCGCCGCCCGCGGCCACCGCGAGGGTCAGCGCCAGGAGGGCGCGCAGGCGCGGGGTGGCGAGGAAGAGCCGCGTCCCCCGGGTGGTGCGGTGCAGGAGGCCGGGGCCGTGGCGGGCGGGTGCGGGGGCGCGGGTGGCGGCGGGCAGGGCGGCGGACAGGACCAGGACGGCGGAGCCGAGGAAGCCGGCCGCGGTGCCGGTGAACAGCCGGTTGTAGGTGATCCAGGTGAGCAGCGCGGCGGCCAGCGCCGGGGAGAACAGCATCTCCAGGTCGTACGCGAGGCGGGAGAGCGACAGGGCGCGGGTGTAGTCCCCTTCGCCAGGCAGCACTTGGGGGATCAGGGACTGGAAGGTGGGGGTGAAGGTGGCCGAGGCGGCTTGCAGCGCGAAGATCAGGGCGTAGACCTGCCAGACCTCGGTGACGAACGGCAGGCCGCACGCCACCGTCGCGCGGACCAGGTCGGCGCCCACCAGCACCGGCCGCGGCGGCAGCCGGTGCGCGAGCGCGCTGATGACGGGGGCGAGACCCACGTACGCCACCATCTTGATCGCCAGCGCCGTCCCCAGCACCGACCCGGCGTTCGGACCCGCGATGTCGTGGGCGAGCAGGCTGAGGGCCACCGTCGCCAGGCCGGTGCCGACCAGCGCGATCACCTGCGCGGTGAACAGCCGGCGGTAGGTGCGTTGACGGAGTACGGACAGCATGTGCCCTCCGGAGCGCGCGAGACGGCCGAGGCGCCGGAACGTCTGGGGGTGCGGCGGTGTGCGGTCGCTCCCACGGTAGCCAATGCGTGCGCATGAATGCACCTGTTGACGGAAAGCGGTTCGGCGGCCGTCCGGACGCCGCCCTCACCCCGCGTGCGCGTCCAGGAACGCGGTCAGGTGCGGGAAGACGTCCCGGGCACTGTCCTTGCCCATGAAGACGTCCTGGTGGCCGTAGCCGGGGAAGATCCGCAGCCGGGAGACCCCGGGCGCGCGGGCCGTCAGTTCGCGGTGGCAGACGGGGTTGGAGTCGGCCATGACGTGGTTGCGGTCGCCGGTGGTCAGCAGGAGGGGGGTGGTCAGGCCGGCCGCCGCCTCCAGGTAGTCGTCGGGCAGGTCGCGGTACGCCGGGTCGCCGGGCCGGTATTTGACGACCCGGCCGGCCCGCACCATCGCCCGGATGTGCCGGTAGTAGTGCACGCCGGTCGCGCCGAACAGGTCCGCGATCCGCTCGTGGGTCACCGGCGGCAGGTGCGCGTGCTCGTACAGCGCGGGCCGCCCGGAGCCCCACATGGCGCTCACCATGTGGCAGGGGCCGGCGCGGCATTCGGGGTGGAAGAGCGACACCAGGCGGGCGATCATGCGGCCGCGGGTGTACGGGGCGTCGTGCGGCCAGGCGGGGTTGAGGTAGGGCAGGCCGAGCACGTACTCGGTCAGACCGGGGACCGCGTACAGCTTGCAGCGCGACCACCGGGGCACCCGCAGGACGAGCGCGGAACTGTTGACGACCGCGCTGGTGACGCCGCCGACGAGGCCCGCGGCCAGGCTCATGGCGAAGGTGACGCCGCCCAGGCAGTGCGCGATCACGTGCAGCCGGGCCGCCGGGCCGATGTGCGCGCGGATCTCGGCGAACGCGGCGGGGAAGTCGTGCAGGGCGACGTCGTCGAGCGTGAAGCGGTGGGACGCCATGTCGTACGGGAAGCGGTTGCTCATCCGGCTGTCGAGGGCCCAGACGTCGGGGTAGCCGTGGTCGAGCAGGTAGCTGGTGAGGTCCTCGTGCTCGGGCATGACGAACATGTCGCTGGACGTGGTCAGGCCGTGGACGAGCAGCACCGCGTCGCGCGGCGCGGACGCCGGGGCCGCGGCGGCCGGTGCGCGGCGGTAGCGGGTCAGGGTGAGGCCCAGTCCGTCACCGGCCGCGAACGGGTGCACGGTGACCTCGGCGTCCCGGACGCCTTCGCCGGTGAACAGGGGAATGCGGCGCTGCATACGGCACCCGCCTCCTCCTCCCCCGCCGTCGGCCCCGTCATTCCTGAGCCGCCACGCCGCGAGAGATTGCCCGAAAAGTCGGTATATACC from Streptomyces albofaciens JCM 4342 encodes the following:
- a CDS encoding MFS transporter, encoding MLSVLRQRTYRRLFTAQVIALVGTGLATVALSLLAHDIAGPNAGSVLGTALAIKMVAYVGLAPVISALAHRLPPRPVLVGADLVRATVACGLPFVTEVWQVYALIFALQAASATFTPTFQSLIPQVLPGEGDYTRALSLSRLAYDLEMLFSPALAAALLTWITYNRLFTGTAAGFLGSAVLVLSAALPAATRAPAPARHGPGLLHRTTRGTRLFLATPRLRALLALTLAVAAGGATVMVNTIVYVRDHLGRAISDVPLALGAYGAGSILTALLLPRLLARTGDRALMLPAAFTSAGLLLALAAATRAAPGGWAWPALLAAWAAFGATESLIMTPTGRLVRRSAAPGDLNAAFAAQFSLSHGCWLLTYPLAGWLGAGAGLPAAALALGTVALAAALAARRLWPAPDPDRLTHVHTALAHGHPHLAGARHTGDGWRHAHAYVIDDLHRRWPTRTAAD
- a CDS encoding alpha/beta hydrolase encodes the protein MQRRIPLFTGEGVRDAEVTVHPFAAGDGLGLTLTRYRRAPAAAAPASAPRDAVLLVHGLTTSSDMFVMPEHEDLTSYLLDHGYPDVWALDSRMSNRFPYDMASHRFTLDDVALHDFPAAFAEIRAHIGPAARLHVIAHCLGGVTFAMSLAAGLVGGVTSAVVNSSALVLRVPRWSRCKLYAVPGLTEYVLGLPYLNPAWPHDAPYTRGRMIARLVSLFHPECRAGPCHMVSAMWGSGRPALYEHAHLPPVTHERIADLFGATGVHYYRHIRAMVRAGRVVKYRPGDPAYRDLPDDYLEAAAGLTTPLLLTTGDRNHVMADSNPVCHRELTARAPGVSRLRIFPGYGHQDVFMGKDSARDVFPHLTAFLDAHAG